A stretch of the Sulfolobus acidocaldarius SUSAZ genome encodes the following:
- a CDS encoding aldehyde dehydrogenase yields MIEVRSIINGEERRSDEYIYRECPYNVDTSVTKINVAKESDVEEAIDVAREFFDKDKNGWVSNYKARDKTLFRIAEKIRGEIQALSKLLVEEIGMPIRQARVQVSAAADVFEYYAGFGSKIYDTSKFLPSKDMVQIIKEPVGVVGLITPWNFPLTQSARKLAPAITVGCTIVWKPATYATGIAYQLAKIILSSGVPKGALNVIFGPGEKVGAQIVRSKKIDKISFTGETNTGKWIMSEASKDLKRVSLELGGKDPIILFSYSDLKNAVKGAIFGALRNAGQACGATSRLLVEESIAEKVEMEISNEIKKLKLGIPLQEDTDIGPVVSKPQEDKVIDYIETGIKEGYKLLVGGRKVTDGEFQRGYFIEPTVFSNVDNKSKIAQEEIFGPVLVIIYFKDEREAISLANDVIYGLTASIWTNDYRKAIRVSRELRVGTVWINDVYTQPSEGLWGGYKQSGIGRELGIQGIEDFLETKMLYTNLSGSYPHFKQVAKD; encoded by the coding sequence ATGATAGAAGTCAGGTCAATAATTAATGGAGAAGAAAGAAGGTCTGATGAATATATTTACAGGGAATGCCCTTACAACGTTGACACGAGTGTAACAAAAATTAATGTAGCTAAAGAGTCTGATGTCGAGGAGGCAATCGACGTTGCCAGGGAATTCTTTGATAAGGATAAAAACGGATGGGTTTCAAACTACAAGGCAAGGGATAAGACATTATTCAGAATAGCTGAAAAAATAAGGGGAGAGATCCAGGCCTTATCCAAATTGCTTGTAGAAGAGATAGGGATGCCTATAAGACAAGCTAGAGTACAGGTTAGTGCTGCAGCTGACGTATTCGAGTACTATGCAGGTTTTGGAAGTAAGATATACGATACTTCAAAATTCCTTCCCAGCAAGGATATGGTACAAATCATAAAGGAACCAGTAGGTGTTGTGGGGTTAATAACACCTTGGAATTTTCCATTAACACAGAGTGCAAGAAAGCTAGCCCCAGCCATTACAGTAGGTTGCACAATAGTCTGGAAACCAGCAACTTACGCAACAGGTATAGCATACCAGTTAGCAAAAATCATATTGTCTTCAGGAGTCCCTAAAGGTGCTCTAAATGTTATATTTGGTCCAGGGGAAAAGGTAGGTGCACAAATAGTAAGGAGCAAAAAGATAGATAAGATATCTTTTACAGGTGAGACCAACACCGGTAAGTGGATAATGAGTGAGGCTTCTAAGGACTTAAAAAGGGTTTCATTAGAGCTAGGAGGCAAAGACCCTATTATACTATTTAGTTATAGTGATTTGAAAAACGCTGTAAAAGGAGCAATCTTTGGGGCTCTAAGGAATGCAGGTCAGGCATGTGGTGCAACCTCTAGACTATTGGTGGAGGAGAGTATTGCAGAAAAGGTCGAGATGGAGATAAGTAATGAAATTAAAAAACTTAAGTTAGGTATTCCACTTCAGGAGGACACAGATATTGGTCCGGTAGTGTCGAAACCCCAAGAGGATAAGGTAATTGACTATATCGAAACTGGGATAAAGGAAGGATATAAGTTACTTGTTGGAGGTAGGAAAGTTACTGACGGCGAATTTCAAAGAGGTTACTTTATTGAGCCAACAGTGTTCTCTAACGTGGATAATAAGTCCAAGATAGCCCAGGAGGAAATATTTGGACCTGTTCTTGTAATAATTTATTTCAAGGACGAGAGGGAGGCAATATCCTTGGCTAACGACGTTATATATGGGTTAACAGCATCTATATGGACCAATGACTACAGGAAGGCAATTAGAGTTTCCAGGGAATTAAGGGTAGGTACAGTGTGGATAAATGACGTGTACACACAGCCCTCAGAGGGTCTGTGGGGTGGGTATAAGCAAAGTGGGATTGGCAGGGAATTGGGAATACAAGGTATTGAGGATTTTCTTGAAACTAAAATGTTGTATACGAATTTAAGTGGATCTTACCCTCACTTTAAACAAGTGGCCAAGGATTAA
- a CDS encoding phosphoenolpyruvate carboxykinase — MKVDLSPLNGIVSDKTFQKLKSINNPSLVHFLSQTIELTTPDSVYISFGEEKDREYVKKRALETKEEIRLKMEGHTIHFDHPLDQARAREDTFILFDEKIPFVNTKPRDEGLREMLSLLKGSMKGREMYIGFYSLGPRNSKFSILAVQITDSPYVIHSENILYRNAFEDFYGDKPFLKFIHSKGQLDIKKRRIMIDVKENTVYSVNTTYAGNSVGLKKLALRLTVTKAVNEGWLSEHMAIVGFQGNRGTHYFTASFPSGSGKTSTSMLGSLISDDLAFIKEIDGVCRAVNPEIGIFGIIQGINERDDPVIWDVLHKPGEVIFSNVLMTDDGGVYWEGSEVEKPEKGYNHEGVWTKESGKPASHPNARFTSPLTSFSNLDKDYDSPQGVVIEGIIFGVRDYSTLVPVTEAFSWEHGVITIGASMESSRTSAVIGKADVLEFNPMAILDFMPLSLGKYLNNYLTFGRNLRNVPKIFSFNYFLRDENNKFLNSKEDKRVWVKWAVKRVESETDAIYTPVGFIPYYEDLSKLFDSTLGKQYTKEAYELQFTLKLSKYLEKTERIIKIYSEIADTPIEVINELKAQKDRLLDYINRYGDKVSPFQLVKS; from the coding sequence ATGAAGGTTGATTTAAGCCCTTTAAACGGCATTGTTTCTGACAAAACATTTCAAAAATTAAAAAGTATAAACAACCCTTCCCTAGTCCATTTCTTGAGCCAGACCATAGAGCTTACTACCCCAGACAGCGTTTACATATCATTTGGTGAAGAGAAGGACAGAGAATACGTTAAAAAAAGGGCTTTGGAGACTAAGGAAGAAATCAGGCTCAAAATGGAAGGGCATACAATACATTTTGACCACCCTTTAGATCAAGCAAGGGCTAGAGAGGACACTTTCATTCTATTTGATGAGAAAATCCCATTTGTGAACACAAAGCCCAGAGATGAGGGCTTAAGGGAGATGTTATCTCTATTGAAGGGTTCTATGAAGGGTAGAGAGATGTACATAGGTTTTTATTCATTGGGTCCAAGGAACTCAAAATTTTCAATATTAGCAGTGCAAATTACAGATTCTCCATATGTAATTCACAGCGAGAATATATTATACAGGAATGCATTTGAGGATTTTTATGGAGATAAACCGTTTTTGAAATTCATTCATTCAAAGGGACAATTAGATATCAAGAAAAGGAGAATTATGATAGATGTTAAGGAAAATACCGTTTATAGTGTTAACACCACATATGCTGGTAATAGTGTAGGCCTGAAAAAACTAGCCTTAAGGTTAACAGTTACGAAAGCTGTAAATGAAGGTTGGCTTTCCGAACATATGGCTATTGTGGGATTTCAGGGAAACCGTGGTACCCATTACTTCACAGCATCTTTTCCGTCAGGATCTGGTAAAACATCAACTTCAATGTTAGGAAGTCTGATCAGCGATGATTTAGCATTTATAAAGGAAATTGACGGTGTGTGCAGAGCAGTAAATCCTGAGATCGGTATTTTTGGAATTATTCAAGGAATAAACGAGAGAGATGACCCTGTAATATGGGATGTATTACATAAACCCGGTGAAGTTATTTTTTCTAACGTGTTGATGACAGACGACGGAGGAGTATATTGGGAAGGAAGTGAGGTTGAAAAACCCGAAAAGGGATACAACCATGAGGGAGTGTGGACTAAGGAAAGTGGAAAACCAGCTTCTCATCCTAATGCCAGGTTCACATCTCCTTTAACATCATTCAGTAATTTGGACAAAGACTATGATAGTCCACAAGGTGTTGTAATTGAGGGAATAATTTTTGGAGTTAGAGACTACTCCACTTTAGTCCCTGTGACAGAGGCTTTCTCCTGGGAACACGGAGTCATAACTATAGGCGCTTCAATGGAGTCCTCTAGAACTTCAGCAGTTATCGGCAAAGCTGATGTTTTAGAATTCAACCCTATGGCAATACTTGACTTCATGCCTCTGTCCTTAGGAAAATACTTAAATAACTATCTAACATTTGGCAGAAATCTCAGAAACGTCCCCAAGATATTTAGCTTCAATTATTTTCTTAGGGACGAAAACAACAAATTCCTCAATTCCAAGGAAGATAAACGGGTATGGGTTAAATGGGCTGTTAAAAGAGTAGAGAGTGAGACTGACGCTATTTACACACCTGTAGGATTTATTCCATACTACGAAGATCTAAGCAAACTGTTTGACTCCACTCTGGGCAAGCAGTACACAAAAGAGGCATACGAACTTCAGTTTACCCTGAAATTAAGTAAATATCTGGAAAAGACCGAGAGGATAATTAAGATATACTCAGAGATAGCAGACACACCGATAGAGGTTATTAATGAATTGAAAGCACAAAAGGACAGGCTACTAGACTACATAAATAGATATGGCGACAAGGTATCTCCATTCCAGTTAGTGAAGAGCTAA
- a CDS encoding folate biosynthesis protein has translation MTYKISIEDLRLYTIIGINPQEKEMRQEVSIDVHYWADLREGAKSDLLPETVDYKVLKKEIISYVENSSFNLLESLAYRLSKVVLQDNRIKKVVVKVGKPGALSRAKNVSVEVRAKRKDNLAKVYISIGSNINPEDNVRRAIELLDKMIKIRKISTVYLTKSIPPDQPDYFNCVVESRINMSPKDLKYNILRKIESELGRERTKNKFLPRTIDLDLILYGNRVINEEGVTVPDPEIEGREFLAIPLIELNEDLVIPGINKSIKEIVKKFEGVDMKPLTDFTSELRSLISGSRKKDP, from the coding sequence ATGACATACAAGATTTCCATAGAGGACTTGAGATTATATACAATTATTGGCATAAACCCGCAGGAGAAAGAAATGAGGCAGGAGGTATCTATAGACGTCCATTATTGGGCTGACTTAAGAGAAGGAGCCAAAAGTGATCTGCTACCAGAAACTGTTGACTATAAAGTCTTAAAGAAGGAGATCATCTCCTATGTAGAGAACTCCTCTTTTAACTTACTTGAGAGCCTTGCGTACAGGCTGAGTAAGGTCGTTCTTCAAGATAATAGAATAAAGAAAGTTGTGGTAAAGGTCGGAAAACCGGGTGCGTTGAGCAGAGCGAAAAATGTTTCAGTCGAAGTGAGAGCAAAAAGAAAAGATAACTTAGCTAAAGTATATATATCAATTGGGTCTAACATTAACCCTGAAGATAACGTTAGAAGAGCGATAGAGTTACTAGACAAAATGATTAAAATTAGGAAAATTTCCACAGTATATCTTACTAAATCCATTCCCCCGGATCAACCTGACTACTTTAACTGTGTCGTTGAGAGCAGAATTAATATGTCGCCGAAAGATTTGAAATATAACATATTGAGGAAAATTGAGAGTGAACTAGGGAGAGAAAGGACAAAGAATAAATTCTTACCTAGGACTATTGATCTCGATTTAATACTCTATGGAAACAGAGTGATCAACGAGGAAGGGGTAACTGTTCCAGATCCTGAGATAGAGGGGAGAGAATTTTTAGCAATTCCGTTAATAGAGTTGAATGAGGACCTGGTGATTCCTGGCATAAACAAGTCAATAAAGGAGATAGTTAAGAAATTTGAGGGTGTGGATATGAAGCCATTAACTGATTTTACGTCAGAATTACGAAGCCTAATAAGTGGAAGTAGGAAAAAAGACCCATGA
- a CDS encoding dehydrogenase, producing MYLKGKTALITGSAKRIGRGIALGLAKEGVNIVLHYNTCEESALKLKEEIEGIGVKCWLVKGELSKDYGKILDSALKFTEGKLDFLINNASIFPASEVTMETLNSVVTVNSWVPLLLSLDFSKKLNKGKIVNILDSIISGYNFERYPYFLSKKLLETITVSLAVKLSPSFQVNGVAPGLILPPEGKDYSYLESLKSLVPMKSYGNVEEVVSAVIFLIKSDFITGQVIYVDGGEHLTPRVVL from the coding sequence GTGTATCTTAAGGGAAAAACGGCATTAATTACAGGTAGTGCAAAAAGGATTGGAAGAGGCATTGCCTTGGGTTTAGCCAAAGAAGGAGTTAACATTGTTTTACATTATAATACATGTGAGGAAAGTGCACTCAAGTTAAAGGAAGAGATAGAGGGGATTGGGGTAAAGTGTTGGTTAGTAAAGGGAGAGTTGTCTAAGGATTACGGAAAAATTCTAGATAGTGCATTAAAATTCACTGAGGGGAAACTAGATTTCCTCATAAACAACGCCTCAATATTTCCAGCCTCTGAGGTTACAATGGAAACTCTTAACAGTGTGGTAACAGTGAACTCGTGGGTGCCCCTACTATTATCCCTTGACTTCTCTAAGAAGCTGAATAAGGGCAAAATTGTCAATATATTAGACTCAATCATTTCAGGCTATAATTTCGAAAGGTATCCCTACTTCCTGAGCAAGAAATTACTGGAGACCATAACAGTTTCTCTAGCTGTAAAACTATCTCCTTCCTTTCAGGTTAACGGAGTTGCCCCTGGGCTGATACTACCACCTGAAGGGAAAGATTACTCCTATCTAGAGAGTCTAAAGAGTCTTGTTCCAATGAAGAGCTATGGTAACGTGGAGGAAGTTGTAAGCGCTGTAATCTTCCTTATAAAGAGTGATTTCATCACAGGACAGGTAATCTATGTTGATGGGGGAGAACACTTAACTCCACGGGTGGTCTTATGA
- a CDS encoding 4-hydroxybutyryl-CoA dehydratase, translating into MRTKGDFLNSLRDKRKVFYRGKPVEDITTHPILSISALHASKLFEYADRMYEDPSLGKVSKFFKKPTSTQDLLERHKLIYDTTIYCNGIFNISQAIGSDAIFALTITAKQLDRKYGTDYTKRIQKYHEYVTKNDLTIATAQTDVKGDRSKRPSEQTDPDMYVRIVDVKSDGIVVRGAKAHTTQSAVSDEIIVIPTRAMKDSDKDYAVAFAVPANAPGLKLYVRPIDEIEGNTSAVLSKKDYELETITVFDNVFVPWDRVFLFKEYDYAGNIAMLFATYHRFTALSYRSALINLFLGSARVMAKANGIENEKHVRDDVVDLILYKEILRSTAITSAISPVMLEGVAVPNPLYVNVGKLYSNMHFHDVIKDLVDVAGGIIATLPSQEDFDSEEGKTITKYLRGAVDGEERVKILKLVKELAASPVAGYLLTAMVHAEGSIEASKIELFRSYDYREAEGLIKKILS; encoded by the coding sequence ATGAGAACAAAAGGAGATTTTCTAAATTCTCTACGAGATAAGAGGAAAGTTTTCTATAGGGGAAAACCTGTAGAAGATATAACTACTCACCCTATATTGAGTATATCTGCACTTCATGCTTCAAAACTTTTCGAATATGCTGATAGGATGTATGAGGACCCCTCATTAGGTAAGGTAAGTAAATTCTTCAAAAAGCCTACATCAACTCAAGACTTGTTGGAGAGACATAAACTAATTTACGATACCACAATATACTGTAACGGAATATTCAACATATCTCAAGCAATAGGGAGTGACGCAATATTTGCACTCACTATCACTGCAAAACAATTGGACAGAAAATACGGTACAGACTACACTAAAAGAATACAGAAATACCATGAATATGTTACTAAAAATGATTTGACAATAGCTACAGCACAGACTGATGTTAAAGGGGATAGGAGTAAAAGACCTTCAGAACAAACAGATCCAGATATGTACGTGAGAATAGTGGATGTTAAGAGCGATGGTATTGTAGTAAGGGGTGCTAAGGCACATACAACTCAATCTGCTGTGTCAGATGAGATAATTGTAATACCAACTAGGGCTATGAAAGATAGTGATAAGGACTACGCCGTAGCTTTCGCAGTCCCTGCTAATGCGCCTGGGTTGAAACTTTATGTGAGACCAATTGACGAAATTGAGGGAAACACTTCAGCAGTCTTAAGTAAAAAGGACTACGAACTTGAGACCATAACAGTTTTCGATAACGTGTTTGTCCCTTGGGATAGAGTCTTCCTCTTTAAGGAATATGATTACGCGGGAAATATTGCCATGTTGTTTGCAACTTATCATAGGTTTACTGCACTGTCCTATAGGTCAGCACTAATCAACTTATTCCTAGGCTCAGCTAGAGTGATGGCTAAAGCCAATGGAATAGAGAACGAAAAACATGTGAGAGACGATGTAGTTGACCTGATACTCTATAAGGAAATACTCAGGAGTACCGCTATAACTTCTGCTATTAGCCCTGTAATGTTAGAGGGTGTTGCAGTTCCAAACCCGCTGTATGTAAACGTAGGGAAACTATACTCCAATATGCACTTCCATGACGTGATTAAGGACTTAGTTGATGTTGCTGGAGGTATTATCGCTACACTCCCATCACAGGAGGACTTTGATAGTGAAGAGGGTAAGACAATTACCAAGTACCTGAGAGGAGCTGTAGACGGAGAAGAAAGAGTGAAGATATTGAAGTTGGTTAAAGAGCTTGCAGCTAGTCCTGTAGCGGGTTATCTATTAACTGCAATGGTTCATGCAGAGGGATCAATAGAGGCTAGTAAGATAGAGCTGTTCAGAAGTTATGACTATAGGGAAGCAGAGGGCTTAATCAAAAAAATTCTTAGTTGA
- the fabG gene encoding 3-ketoacyl-ACP reductase (Catalyzes the first of the two reduction steps in the elongation cycle of fatty acid synthesis), with protein MYSLKDKVVVVTGSGRGIGRAIALRLAQEGSKIVINAKKRAEEVNETVEMVKKTGGDAIGVLADVGTKEGCETLLKNTLDRFGVVDILVNNAGLGLFSLFMNADDKLIEKHFSVDFKSVVYCSQAFAREMREGGEIVNIASIAGVLPAYGLSMYGAMKGAVISLTKYMALELAPKIRVNAIAPGWVKTKLGESMYKLLNMSEKEFVEKTTLMGKMLEPEDIAEFVTAILKIEGLTGQVFVVDAGESIKRGIA; from the coding sequence ATGTACTCGCTTAAAGACAAAGTAGTAGTTGTGACGGGTTCTGGTAGAGGTATAGGTAGAGCCATAGCATTAAGGTTAGCCCAGGAGGGTAGTAAAATAGTGATAAATGCCAAGAAGAGAGCAGAAGAAGTTAATGAGACCGTAGAAATGGTAAAGAAAACTGGTGGAGATGCCATAGGAGTTTTAGCTGATGTAGGGACTAAGGAGGGTTGCGAGACACTTCTAAAAAACACTCTAGACAGGTTTGGTGTTGTAGATATATTAGTAAACAATGCTGGACTAGGACTATTCTCCCTGTTCATGAACGCAGATGATAAGCTAATTGAAAAACATTTTTCCGTAGACTTCAAGTCTGTAGTTTATTGTTCTCAAGCATTTGCAAGGGAGATGAGAGAAGGAGGAGAAATAGTAAATATAGCCTCAATAGCAGGAGTTTTACCAGCTTATGGTCTCTCAATGTATGGAGCAATGAAAGGAGCTGTAATAAGTCTCACCAAATATATGGCGCTTGAATTGGCTCCTAAAATAAGGGTTAATGCGATAGCTCCAGGATGGGTTAAGACAAAGTTAGGAGAGAGTATGTACAAATTACTGAACATGAGTGAAAAGGAATTTGTAGAGAAAACAACCCTGATGGGAAAAATGCTGGAGCCAGAGGACATTGCGGAGTTTGTCACAGCTATACTTAAAATAGAGGGATTAACAGGTCAGGTATTCGTTGTAGATGCAGGGGAAAGCATAAAAAGAGGAATTGCTTAA
- a CDS encoding carboxylesterase — MPLDPEVRNFLQVYYKANIIDFTKYQFQEIRYKVNELLAKAVPKDPVGETRDMKIKLEDYELPIRIYSPLKRTNSGLVMHFHGGAWILGSIETEDAISRILSNSCECTVISVDYRLAPEYKFPTAVYDCFNAIIWARDNAGELGIDKDKIATFGISAGGNLVAATSLLARDNKLKLTAQIPVVPFVYLDLASKSMNRYRKGYFLDINLPVDYGVKMYIRDEKDLYNPLFSPLIAEDLSNLPQAIVVTAEYDPLRDQGEAYAYRLMESGVPTLSFRVNGNVHAFLGSPRTSRQVTVMIGALLKDMFK, encoded by the coding sequence ATGCCATTGGACCCAGAAGTGAGGAATTTTCTTCAAGTTTATTATAAGGCTAATATAATAGATTTCACCAAATATCAGTTCCAGGAAATAAGATATAAAGTAAATGAGTTGTTGGCAAAGGCTGTGCCAAAGGATCCGGTGGGAGAAACTAGAGACATGAAAATAAAGTTAGAGGATTATGAGTTACCAATTAGAATATATTCTCCCCTAAAAAGAACCAACAGCGGACTGGTAATGCACTTTCATGGAGGGGCATGGATATTAGGGAGTATAGAGACTGAAGATGCTATCTCAAGAATTCTTTCAAACTCATGTGAGTGTACAGTAATATCAGTAGACTATAGACTTGCACCTGAATATAAATTTCCGACTGCAGTCTATGACTGTTTCAACGCTATAATATGGGCAAGAGATAATGCGGGAGAGCTTGGTATTGATAAGGATAAGATTGCAACATTTGGAATAAGTGCTGGAGGTAATCTGGTGGCTGCTACTTCATTGTTGGCTAGAGACAATAAGTTAAAATTGACAGCACAGATACCTGTGGTTCCTTTCGTATACCTTGATCTCGCGTCAAAATCTATGAACAGGTATAGGAAAGGGTACTTTCTTGACATCAATTTACCGGTAGATTATGGCGTTAAAATGTACATAAGAGATGAGAAGGACCTATACAATCCATTATTTTCACCATTAATTGCAGAGGACCTATCTAACTTACCCCAGGCTATAGTTGTTACTGCAGAATATGATCCTTTAAGGGATCAGGGAGAAGCCTATGCCTATAGACTAATGGAATCTGGTGTCCCAACATTAAGTTTTAGAGTAAATGGCAATGTTCATGCATTTTTGGGTTCACCAAGAACATCACGTCAAGTAACAGTGATGATTGGAGCATTACTTAAAGACATGTTTAAGTGA
- a CDS encoding TetR family transcriptional regulator, with protein MYRAPKTEKGKESLNKILDASVELIADKGFLSTSINDITSKAGVAYGLFYFYFKSKHDILDEIIRQFNRNMRYYLKTYTQNLDSRIDVEKVGMKKFLEWMNENKKYYKIFIETQVHRPDIYKWHFMKLAERYTTGLTEAMRRGEIINVDPELLSYVLIGIAHMLGKRYVLWSNSGLTLKQQRDLDLIIENMLTPR; from the coding sequence ATGTATAGGGCTCCTAAAACTGAAAAAGGGAAGGAATCGTTAAATAAAATATTAGACGCATCTGTTGAGCTAATTGCTGACAAGGGTTTTCTAAGCACTAGTATAAACGATATTACAAGCAAGGCTGGAGTTGCTTACGGTCTTTTCTATTTTTACTTTAAGAGTAAGCATGACATCTTAGATGAGATAATAAGGCAGTTCAACAGAAATATGAGATATTATTTGAAAACATATACACAGAACCTAGATAGTAGGATTGATGTGGAAAAAGTTGGGATGAAGAAATTCTTAGAGTGGATGAACGAGAACAAGAAGTATTATAAGATATTTATTGAGACACAAGTCCATAGACCTGACATATATAAGTGGCACTTCATGAAGCTAGCCGAGAGATACACTACAGGTCTTACAGAGGCAATGAGGAGGGGTGAGATAATAAATGTAGACCCTGAGTTACTGTCTTACGTTCTAATCGGTATAGCCCATATGCTTGGTAAAAGGTACGTCTTGTGGAGTAACTCTGGGCTCACATTAAAACAGCAGAGGGATCTGGACTTAATTATAGAAAATATGTTGACACCAAGGTAA
- a CDS encoding acyl-CoA dehydrogenase, with product MGEEDKELEEYRNKVREWIRKNVPEEIKEKGDMAPVEVLKSWQRKIYEAGYLGVSWPKEYGGWGDSPIKEIIVREEFAKAGVPYATIGLGVSVTGPAILNNGNEEQKKKHIRRILTAEDIWCQGFSEPHAGSDLAAIRTKIEDKGDHYEVNGQKIWSSYAHLANYCLLLGRTGDPSERHKGLTMLIVDMRSEGIKVSPIKQITGRSEFNTVYFNQVKVPKENVVGRVGEGWRVAMSTLNYERLNIGTILFAVERIIRDLVNTGYKGESLINTAEDIIALKAFYKRILERMKKGYIAGPEAAMIKLVASESMQKVYESAFNTMGPEALVVERKPGFRPEIVYGLLASRSITIAGGTSEILRNLLGEVVLGLPKG from the coding sequence ATGGGCGAAGAAGATAAAGAGTTAGAGGAGTATAGGAATAAGGTCAGAGAGTGGATTCGCAAGAACGTACCTGAAGAGATAAAGGAAAAGGGAGATATGGCGCCAGTTGAGGTCTTAAAGAGCTGGCAGAGGAAAATATATGAGGCAGGCTATCTTGGTGTCTCATGGCCCAAGGAATATGGTGGTTGGGGAGACAGTCCCATAAAGGAGATTATTGTTAGAGAGGAATTTGCTAAAGCAGGAGTTCCTTATGCTACAATAGGTTTAGGAGTATCGGTCACAGGTCCTGCAATTTTGAACAACGGAAATGAAGAGCAGAAGAAAAAACACATAAGGAGAATCCTTACAGCGGAAGATATATGGTGTCAAGGGTTTTCTGAGCCCCACGCGGGATCAGATTTAGCTGCAATCAGAACTAAGATAGAGGATAAGGGCGATCATTATGAAGTAAATGGGCAGAAGATATGGAGTAGCTATGCTCATCTGGCTAATTACTGTCTTCTGCTAGGAAGGACAGGAGACCCCTCTGAAAGGCACAAAGGGCTAACAATGCTCATAGTAGATATGAGAAGCGAGGGGATAAAAGTTAGCCCTATCAAGCAGATAACTGGAAGATCAGAGTTTAACACGGTATATTTCAATCAAGTAAAGGTGCCTAAGGAAAATGTTGTAGGTAGGGTAGGAGAAGGATGGAGAGTGGCTATGTCAACACTGAATTACGAAAGACTAAATATAGGTACAATTCTATTCGCAGTCGAGAGGATAATCAGAGATCTTGTGAACACTGGCTATAAGGGAGAATCCTTAATCAATACAGCTGAAGATATAATTGCCCTGAAAGCCTTTTACAAGAGAATATTGGAGAGAATGAAAAAGGGATATATAGCTGGTCCAGAGGCTGCCATGATTAAGTTAGTAGCTTCTGAGTCAATGCAAAAAGTCTATGAGAGTGCATTCAATACCATGGGTCCAGAGGCTCTGGTGGTAGAACGTAAACCTGGTTTCAGACCTGAAATAGTTTACGGACTATTAGCTTCAAGGTCAATTACTATTGCAGGAGGAACGTCGGAAATATTAAGAAACCTGCTCGGAGAGGTCGTGCTAGGATTACCTAAAGGATAA